A segment of the Chaetodon trifascialis isolate fChaTrf1 chromosome 2, fChaTrf1.hap1, whole genome shotgun sequence genome:
ACAGCTGACAGTGCTTTCATGACCGGCTGATTTGTGTGCTGCAACGGCGAACACATGTCACAAAGACAAATGGTGTGTTTTTATGGGGAACTGGGGCACGAGCGCATAAATTACCTCTGAAAAATGTTATGTAtcttcagcaacaacaaaaaaaaactagtgATGTGCTACAGACTGTATGGAGGTCAACCAGCAGGCTGAACAGCAGGGGGCATGAGCACATGGCCTCCTGGCTGTATGTCTGACAACACTTAAAGACTTTTGTCATTGATGCTTCTTGATTTTACTTGACTTGTCTGTCCACATCTTTTACGATGTTTCACTGTGCTTTTTAAACATCAATCTGGTCCTGgtccttttttttattacccTTGGGTTTCACTTTGTCGCCTTCAAAGTCAAAATGACACTAATGGCTAACAGGCTGACAGCAGGCATCATGTTCTACTAAGAACCATGAAAAAGTCATGCAACTGTACTTGTCTTTTGATGACAAGTATGATCTGGATCAGTGTTTTCATACGAACATTCAGTCTAACAGGACTGCTGACCCCATCTGGATACTTAAAGTGCACTGCAATAGGACAGCAAGTGGCCACCATGACCCGACTGGTGTTGGTGCTATTCCCCAACAGCCTCTCTGCCCCGCCCTGgaaaaacaacccaaaacaacaaactttatctgtttgtttgaacTGTCAGGACAACATGAAGTGCTGCTTCATGTGAGCTCCAGTGAGGAGTGTTAGGCTGACAGGGCTCcatgctgctgtcagagagcagagcatgAGGAGGGGGCTGCAGGCAGCTGCACAAACCCACTGCAGATAAGAACTCCCACACATGGCTCGTGTTATTGCCCTGAGACGGACCACACGATGGTGgatgtgtgcgtgagtgtgtgtgtgtgtccacagggaagacagtgtttgattttaatACACTGACTTTTACCATTTACTTGAAAAGAGACAAAGGAATTCTTTCAATGATGAAAGAGTCTCAGCTGCTTTAGacatttagttgtgatggttaaggttagagcTCAGGGGCTGGGCATGCATCATGTCAACGAGCGTCCTCGCAAGTATACAAAGACCgactttagtgtgtgtgtgtgtgtgtgtgtgtgtgtgtgtgtgtgtgtgtgtgtgtgtgtgtgtgtgtgtgtgtgtgagagagagagagagcagaattTGGGTCAGTGGTTCTCTGTGAGTTCAGCTGAACTGACTGGCCCATGTTGTGCTGGTTAGAGAGGAAACACTTGGGTTTTAAGAATATGCAGGAATCTGATCGCTCGTCTTTTTCTCTCAGGGATAGAAGTTTGggattactttcattttttccatgaAATGTTTATGGACCTCGTGTCAGTCAAACACCAATGTGACCAACTGCCTAACCTCTAATCACAGCTTTAGAAGTCCTGCAATAGCAATGTGCCAACGCTCAGAATCACCATCAACAACTCAACCCTCACGTATAATAAGAGAGCGTCTGGCTTAAATCATGGCGAGAAACCGTGTCAGGCACCAGCACCGCCCAGCCACAACTTTACGCAGTAAAGGTCAGCCGAGAAAAGCCTGGGCTGTTTTCTCTGGGCTACTCCCCTTTAAATTAGTAGCAGGAACACTGGATCGAGCCGAGCCCAGCGCGGGGAGGTGGGACGCATCTGCACGTCTTCAGATttaaaaggaagagagagaggaaagaagatgGAGCAGATGGGACGAGAACttcaaaatgaacagaaaatattttaattgccATGCTGAGTCATGGAGGAGATATGGAAGACAACCAAAGGGTAAACATACACCGGAAAGTGGATTTAAATGACTTCAGCCCGAGCATGGCTGGAACCAAAGCTGCACTACCAGCCAGGCAGAGCGAGCAGCTGTCCAGGGGCCACACACCCTCAGGGGCCCGTAGAGCTCCACGTTCCCTCTTTGGCAATTAGAGCGTGGTGTTTTGATTTATGTTGAAATTCCTTTTAATATACACAACAAACAATATCAACAATATCTTACTGAGAGTCAGAGGAGAAGATCAACAGCCCTCACATCTGTCCACTACAAATGAAGCTACTGTCAGaggctggttagcttagcttagcataaagactagaaacagtctaccagcacctctaaagctcactgatgaacacatgaatatgATTGTTTCTTCTTTGACTCTATGACAGAGCTAAAGGCTGCACTGACAACCTGCACAGGAGAGAAACTTTTTTCATAAAAGATCTCTTGAAACATCGACTCGCTCAACTCGTATGATCACATGGAAGCTGGGGGCGTTTCTCACGAGTCCAGCTTATCCTGATAACAAGAAAACATGGGGGGAATTAGCCGAGGGCACCAAACTTACAGGACCATCACGGCTCGCTCATTTTCTATTACTTGCAACAtggaaaacagttttttctCCAGCAGTGAGTCTTTGAGGATTCTGGAAATACCTCAGAGCAGCTGTAAAAGTTGGGTTTTTCAATCAGCCCTGCTCAGAGGCTCCTCCATTTTTACAGTCTGGTTCAAATATCTTCATTATTTCTGCTGATATTCATCTCACATGCTGAACGTTTCTAAATAAACTTGTGCTTAATCACATAATTACCAGTGACAGCTAACAGAGCTGGGGTGGAGCAGTAATCCAGCTGCTTTCTGGAGCTGTGGACAGAGCATGGTGGATCTGTCATGCAGTCTGTGCAGTGAGTGGGAGGAGCCCACAGCTCATTTTAGCTCCAGGGCCCCTCAGCTGATTAGTGCGTCCCTGCCTGGATGGGATGGAGGAAACCATTTAGTCCAGTCAAACTATGACTGTTCATAAGGTTTTTGGCAGATGCATATCAGTCGCTCACCTACATACTCTGACTGCATGCATAAAGCTGATATTCAGTGTGCTTCACTTCCTGGCCTGCTGCAGGATCACAGCAGACGTCAGTGTGGCTCCTGTGAAAGCGCTCAGTGTTAACATCCCCCGCAGGGACAGTTTATTCTCACAACGGTAACCTGAGTGGCTGCTTCCTTGTCCAGCcaggatgacatcactgttCACAAACCTGGCAGACTTCTCAGTTCTGCCTTTAACTCCCAGAAAAGAGATGTTGGACAGAGGACTGCTTTCAAGTCCAAAGTCAGAGTTATCACACACAGTTGAGCAGAAACATCAGAGGCATCTCTGGAGGATGATAAAACAAACGCACCTGAAAGACAGCAGATGGACATAATGCGAACCAACTACTGACGAGCTGCAAGTTCTTCATtatttgtctctgcagctgattCGTTTCCCCATAGCAGGCTGTAACCGTGCCAAAAAATCCCTGGTTTAGCAGCGAAGCTAATCTCTCGAACAGATTCCACAGAAGATTAACGAGGAAACTGACCCCTTCACTCCACTTACACAACATCAGCTAACTGCTCATTTAGAAAAGACTGAgacagaagtgagctgcaggagagcacCTGTGCTGTGTTGAGTCAGGTTCAGACAGGCCCCACGTGCTCCTGAGCGAAAAACATCACCTCTCAGAGAGGTGCTCGGGTGGAGCCAAAGTTCTCCAAAGTCCAGGTGTTAACAGTGGAAAAAACCTGTGACAGACATGAGTGAAGAGAatattttccattcatttcttggtAAAAATGTATGCTTTCACATGGTAGCTGTAAGAAAATCATTATTCCATCAACAAATGAATGTTTAGGCTGcagttatttatgttttgtctcttttagTTTTGACAAGCGAAAGAAACCGTTCAAATCCAGTTTTATTCCTTACTAATCATTTCTGCGAGGGTCCTGTTATTCCTGCAATCATTTCGCACAGCCCCTAAAATGAGACAAACCTGCAGCGTAAGGcctggaggaggtgaagcatATGGAAGCTGTGTCCACTCCTTTGAAGCCCTGTCAGGCTGAGGGTGATGTACAGCCCTCACATGTGCTCACTTTGACTGGAAGCTTGATGTCATCAGTAAAGACTTGAGGTATtttcagaggagaggagcagcctGACAGAGCAGGAGGCTCTCAGAGCTGCAGATACCAGCAGGACGAGGCTTCAGTCTGCATCAGTCAACATGCACAAAACTCCCAAAGTTTACAGCAGGAGCGACTCagcagtctgtgtctgtgcgacagacagacagacagacggacagacagcagaaagccttTCTACAGGAAAACCTTCATCCAAGCTGCTGACACTATGTCTGAAAACTCGACATTTCCGTGCGGAAAAGCTGCGCGTTAGAAGCAGAAATAAAGATGTCGAGTCAAGAAGACGAGAACTTTTACTGACCTTTAAATcgtctccagcagcttcatcaAACGCTCTTGCTCCTCCGCTTGTGCTCCATGAGGAGAGAAGGAGCCTCGGTGTCCCCGAACTCGGTGGGTTACATGGTTCAGTGTCGGCCAGAGACAGAGACCTCGGATTTGGACCCCAGCTCTGAGGTGTGACGGCCCCtcaggaggaggacggaggagagcGGCGGTAATATGACGCCtccgtctgattggctgaggaggTGGCGGCCATTTAAATTCCTCAGGCCAGGCTGACATGGAGAGCTGCGACTCAGACGAGAGAGCGGccaaagcatgtgtgtgcaagaggAAGTGTGATTTTAAGCTGCGTTTATCTTATATGCAcacacggtgtgtgtgtgtgtgtgtgtgtgtgtgtgtgtgtgtgtgtgtgtgtgtgtgtgtgtgtgtgtgtgaagaagcaactacatgtacatgtaattgttgtaaaactgtaaatgaaCAATGAGAACTAAAGTAAGACATGGAATCGTTTCTATCTGTGTCAACACTCAGTTGATTGATGGCTTTATTAATGGTAAAGATATAATTGGCATAATCATTTGCAGGCTTATGATTCGTTTGGCCACTTCAGCAGAACaagcagtaaacacaacactACACACTACAGCCTTGAAGTTGTTCTGGTGAATGTTCTCGAAAAGCTGCCTTCAGACACAGAATTCATTTGGAGTTGCCACCTgtgtccaccagctcctgaggaaaacatctggctcttcagctgctaaatgctccctgtgttcaccagctagctgctgaCTTTGTTTATCTGGCCTGTGGTGCTGGAGAGAGAAGTTCAATCAGcgctgaaagatgctaaaatgctttgACCTGAGGGAAACCGTGGAGTCGAGTGATATTTCTAAATGGGTTTATCGCACTGAGGGACCCGTCTCACATTAAACGTAAAATGACCCATTCATGTACAACATTGATTGGTGCAGCTTGAACAGGAACTTGTTTTGTGTCACCACATTAACCGTCCTCCAGCACGGCACTTCTTAGTTCATCAGCCTGACCCTCTATAAATGATGCTTTATtggaaaatgacactgaatacTTAATGCTAAAATAAAACCACCAAACTTGATGATCTTCTTTTAACATGAGTACACCATGACTGTCTGAATGTTAGAGGTAAAGTCAGCTTCACGTGATAATTGGTACCATAACTGTAAATATACTATAAAAGGTTTGCAGATAATAGAGGAGTTTTACTTCTTCAAAAAAGTGAAGTAAGATATGCTgagtatactgtatgtctgacTTTAATGATACGCTAACTTGCTCTCGAGATAAACAGGAAGTAATGATGAAGTCATGGGTTCAGTGAACAGCTCATAAACACATGAGAAAATAACTTGTGTATGTAAATCAGTTTATTGCAAGAAGACCACTGGGAACAAGGCAAacatctgtctctccctctgagcTCTGCCCAGAGGTCCTCGTCAACAAAAATGAGGATTTACAAACAATTCAAAAGACATGAGCATAAAACGACATTAATTAGCTGAAAACTAACTGTTGGAGGCCTACATtctaaatactgtatatatctcAAATATAACTGCTCATCAGAAGTTATTCCAACATCTGTGTTTATAATAGCATATCCCTCTGATATGTACAGCATAATCAAGACAGTGCCTTTTTGATCTTGGAAATTCATTAAAATTACAcacaaaataatcagaattatGACGGAGGCATGCAAACCAACCAGAATTTGTCTCTAGTAGCCTACCTGAAAATATACCCAAACCACTTTCTACTGCATGTGTAACAGCCACCTCTGAGGTTTAACACAGCTCTACAGCGCTCTCTTGTGGCTGCAGGAGTAGCATCAACACCTCCAGAGGACACTTTTAAAATATCTGCAACTCTATTAACATGAAAATTCTCCTTCaaggtaaaataaaaatacatatctTCCACATTTTGTTTGAACACATGCTGAAACAGAGTGGCAATACTGTTgacaaaggtgtttttttttttttttttggctcaaaTACAAGCAGGAGAATGGCCACAAGCGTTGCTTTTGAAGCCTCAAATACAAGGGATGGCACAAGAGTTCAAGCACTGTGTTGAAAGAACAGTATGTTGTGAGAGTTAAAAGGGCAGCGCGCCATCAGCACGCACCTCCTGTTTTATCTGAAAGTGAATCTTTTACATCTGTGATTCATCACTAATTCAACATGCGAGAGGATTAGCAACAGCCACCACCCATGTTCGGACCAGTGCTAAAGATTGCATTTTCAGTCCACCTCAGCAACGCAACCCCTGCCGCGCATCATCGTCAAAAACCACTGGGTTTGTCCCAATATACAAATGTTGCATTATCTTTCCAAACTATACAAAACTTATAAATTATAAAGTTCTATTCTTAAATATAAACAACATCAAGTCAGTTTCCAGTACTTAGATTATATATTAGATACAGTACATTGTACAGCTCCGTCGTCAGAGTGCGGAGAACGTTCCATTCGATACACTGTACATGATCCAAAGGGCTGAAACTGGTGCTTAGACATGATCTTTGAATAAATTAATTCATAAATAAATCATGATTATGTCTTCCCAGTAACAGTGATGTCCTTGGTTCCCctcgagacacacacacacacacacacacacacacacacacacacaaagactttGCACTCGAGCTGACTCTTAAGTCCAAATCTACGACTCTTACTCCTATTCTAAAAATACTTTTGGCTTTAGGAAGTAACAATGTTATACTCAACTCAGAGACTAAACTAGTTCTTTAATATCGTACAAAGGGTCTACCGTCTAAAGGGAACTGGAAATTCAGTAGTTAGATGTTTTGAGTACCTGTAGAGGCTTTGCAATGACAGAATAATATCTCTAATCCATAAAGTGACAGTGCTGGATGCCAGTTCGAGGGAGATCCCTTTCCTATGTGGGTTTattaaagcaaaataaagcCCACCTCTACTTGGATATGcctgtagagagagagagaaacaaacaagaagagACTATGTGGAAAGTGTTAAATATCTAGACATTGCAAAGCTACAGTTGACCTGTGGCGAGTACAGCATGCTATGTTGGCTGGTACTGAGCACGGGACACATGTTGAAGCATTGTGAGTGTGGTACTGTCAGACCAAATCACTACGGTAAAACATAAAATACGGTGACTGCCATGGGATCGTTCAGCTTTGTGAGACTGATCCTGTTGTGCATAAGAGAATCCCATATATCAACTAATGTTAGTGCTTATATAATCCTCGAATATATACAGAGAAAGCCAGTTTTTACTTAAAAATACCTTAATCGTGTGCTTATATCCAAACTTGTACAAAGAGTAACAAACAATCCAGCTAAAAATCGCTGTTAGCGCAggatttctctctttctgccagtcagtcagttaCAGTAGCAGCTTCTTCACCAACAGTAGCCTAAGCGTTGGTGTTAATACAGTTGAGTTCACTCCAGCCAACCTTTCGGTTCATTAGACGATTGGCAGCAATCTCTGCTGCTGGGACTCTCTTTTCACGCCTGCTGTGCGgtcccaaaaaaacaaacttccGGCgtcttctctcctgtgtgtaTTGCACCAAAGATAAATCATAAAGAGCtctatttttctatttgaaaaaataaaaggtAAGACTTGGTTCCAAGGCGCGGAGAAACTGGAAGCCAGGTGAGGTTTCCTCGATTAAccagacgaagaagaagaagaagaagaagaagaagaagaagaagaaggagaagaaggagaagaagaagaagaagaggaggaggaggtcagtggATGTCTCGACACATAGGAAGGTTGACAAAGATGAAGACGTTGAACTCAATGAGGatggagaaacaaagaaagatggCGTACAAGATGAGGCAGGCCAAGCCCAGTCGCCAGTCCAGAGTCCATTTGTTCAAATGGACACCGAGAACCTACAGGGAAGAGAGACTGAATCAGTGACACCTTCAATACAGCACAGATCGAGCAGGGCAGAGGGTCGAGCAGGGGAGAGACTGGCCCCAAAGGTCATGGCTGGACTCCATGCTGGAGGTTAGGTTTCAAAGCTGGGTAACACTTTATATCAAGGTAcgcatattcaccattaacaaGTAAATTAAATGGTCAGCGTGCATATTAGTCGCATATTGGCTCTTCATGCCACTGATCtacaggtggcagtaatgtgcCAAGAATGAAGGTATcaacaaaggcagaaaagaagaagactgaGAACCAGTGAACATGAAAGTAAACAATGCTGGAGTCACGATGCACTCATGGAAACGTTCTAAGAGGAAGAAATACTCTCAACACGCTTGTTAGACCTCAGTGATTCACACAGAGCAGTCCGGTGACTAACGCTGAATGTAAActtacttttgtttgtttaagaaaactccacaggccACCCTGAAGCTGTCAGTACTCTGCTCACTCCTCCTGTGGGGAGTGATGAAGTGGGATCCCAGATGCCCAACATAACTGCTGTACATATTCTACACCGAAATGATCATCCATTCCACATGAGTTGCTTCCTTTTATAATTTCCCTCAATCAACCGTTGACAGACGTTCAATTTCACAACACGAGGTGATGCTGAGCGAGTCTCAGTGTGCTGCCTAACAGCCAGCCTGGCGAGTAAACGTCAACATGTCATATTTTCTATGTAAATCTATGGTTGGATTCCAAATTAAGATGTTAGATGAGCATGCTTTAGCCCCCAGAATCGCCCGGACAGCCCAGCTCAGTAAGTTGTAACAGTCAATACTTACTGTGACGAATACTGAGGCTAGCAGAAGTCCAACAGAGAATATGAGACCTTTGCTGTTGAGATGAAcctgaggagacaaacagagatTAGAGTATTTTATTCACAAGAGATATACAGCCAGGCTATCCTTGATGGCCTTAAaatattgttgctgttgttgttgttgttgttgttgttgttgttgttgttttcaaaagTCAGGTCCAAACAAAAGAAGGCAGAGGCTTTGCTCTATTCACACACAGAATCACTTCCAGTAATTATGCAGCCAGGGACCTTCATCACACCTCTTCTAATAAGATATTGTGTGTTGATTGGCCTGCTGAGTGATCAGCAGGTCAATCAACACACAATATCTTCTCCGTGTACGGTGATAAACCGTGCCGTGGCCAAACAAATATTGTGTGGTTGTGTTCGTGCACAGCACTAATCTTAAACTCCCTCACTGCTCTGCACTGAATATTACAGACTATTGTTTCCGTCCTTCATGAGCACAGCTCTGTTCTATTCTGGTCTAAGTCTAGCAGAATCTCCTGCGGCTGAGCTGAGAAGCACTCACGTTGGAGCCGTAGTCGATGCAGAGTGTTTGCAGAGCCCAGGGCAGGCCCAGGCCGACCAGGATGTCAAACACATTACTGCCTATGGAGTTGGAGATGGCCATGTCTCCCAGACCTGAGGCAAGGAGAGTAACACTGTCAAGGTCTGTATACAGTCAGGAGACAAGTCAGTTATGACAAGCAATACTCTGCTGTGCACCTCCTTCTCTTAACAgcatttcagctttgtttcacTCAACACAAATACTGATGTTAACTTCCTGTGTCTTCTTgttcctgagtgtgtgtgtgtgtgtgtgtgcgcaccttGTCGTGCGACTATAACACTAGCCATGCAGTCTGGGACACTGGTGCCGGCTGCCAGGAAGGTGATGCCCATGATAACATCAGGAATTCCCAGAGTGAAGCCGATCACAgtcacctgaaaacaaacacgtGTTGTCTCCATGCACCCTTTTATCTGTAGCTCTGCAGTGCAGAGCTACAGATAAAATATTTCCCAGCTGGAATTAAATTACAGTAATTTAACAGTTTTACGCACCCCAGTTTAAAAACGCTAATACAGTTTAGCACAGAATGTACACCGTCTGTCCATCAGTGGTCACTGAAAGCATTCAGTTTCAGCATGCTCATAAAATGAAGAACACCAGTCTTACTAATGGACTGTACTAAAATGACTGGCCTGGGGAGGGGCTGAACTTTACGTTTTCACTGTTGAAAAAAGTAAGACCCTCTCCAGCCTTGTTAATATTGTCACTACCCTTGAAAAGACACAATCCCCTCTCAcaatatgttaaaataacagttTTAACAATTTCTTTCACTAAAAGTTCATTAAAGCTTTACAGTGGTGTGCTCCTATTCAATGGGAAAATTTTCCATTCAATTCTCCATCAAATCTCAAATTATAGTGGAAATAAGTGGAATTAGTCATTGTCTAATTAGTCAAATTATtacaaatacaattaaataGAGCATCCTGAAGATTCCAGCCATCAATTTTTGAACCAATGAGTGATGAAACTGTGCATTCCCAATTAATAATACTGACATAGATAGAAATGTAAATTCACCCAATAGAATAAGTTACCAATGTGTTATGCTAAACTTACATTATAACACAGGCTAATGTCTCACTTTACTGTAGTTCTGCTCTCTGTTAGGATGCAGATTTAAGTGAGAACTTAAAGAGAGGTAATGCTGCACTGTTAATATCTATAAAGATCCACATCTGTCCAGCTTCTCAAATCTTACTCAGTCTTATATTAGCAACTGGTTCCATCTGCTAATTGTTGTTGACTGCATGTGGTCAGACACTATTTTATGATGTAACtatttattatttctctttttttaattcaaaaagatgaaaaagatcaAACAATTGTTGTACAGTCCCTAAAGCTAAAAGCTCTCAAAGGATGCTATCTCTCAGTTTCACGGAAACAATTCTAACATCTTTAAAGATCAGGATGTGTTTCCAGCATGTTAGTGGGTGAGACCGACTGCACTGACCATCCAGACCATGATGTAGGAGAGGCCAGCGATCCAGATGGTGGCGGTGAAGAAGGAGACCATGAACCATCTCTCCCAGCGGCGCTTGGCACAGTTGGGCACAGTGcagaacagaagcagagacagCGGCCACATGGTCATCCACTTCAGCTTGTTACACACCCCAGCTGGACAGATAAGGACAGAGACAATGATGACCAGTGCTAGCTTTTATTGACAGTgagcattttgtttgaaaatgtctcACGTGCTGTACCTGGAACTTTGAACGGCACCAAGGGGCCATTACTGTCATCTTCCCCCTCTCCTTCCCCGTCGTTCTCATTGTTCTCATTGtcctcattttcattctctgTCTCATTCCCAGACTCCAGTCGCTGAAGTCTGCACCTCCCGTTCAGACCCTGCTCAGCCCCGCCCATCCCATTCTCTAAACCCCGCCTCCCCTGCGCCCTGGCGGCGGAGTCAGAGTCGCCATTAGTGATGCGGTTGACTCGAGTCTCAGTGGTGTTGATCAGTCTTTGTCTCTGGAAATAATTAGAAAACATCATAATAGACAACGTCACGCTTTGACTACGACATGTCCATGAACACATTTGGACATTTTGCAATGTTCTGGAGCCTGACTGGCAGTGAGTCACATCCATTTGAGTCCCAGTTAACTCTTCAGGTCTGTTtaattttttattcatattacaGAATTCAGATATCTGTCTGAAGCAGAAGTTAATGcccttttctcttctgtctgtcaaaAGCCCAAATTTGGTTGTTTGGTCTGGATTTACCTCCAGACTGTAGTCTGCAGCAGACAGGTGCCTGACAGACAGTGTTGGCTGTAACATCCAAGAGAAAATTAACATTCGTTCCACTCCTTCTTCTGCTGAATGCAGACACTGTTATTTGGTTTGCATTTATGCTAAGACTCTGGTTTGGCAGGGATTTTTCAAAGTAACTTAAGTTGACAAAAGTATTTTCTCTTGAGGGAagctctgctgcttttcaactttttccattttgaaagAACTTGTAgcatgaaaatgtgcagaaCTCAATACAGAGTCCAACACAGTGTACACACGCATGTGAGTCCATGTGCAGTTTAGTGTATTTGTACCTCATTGATAAGCATGCGGGAAGCCATGGTGAGGCGGGTTCTGGGGGAGAAATGACTGGTGATCATGATTCTCATGCCAGCctcagagaaagacagctggTGGGGGTACGCAGACAGCAGCTCGTCCACCATCAGCACCGATGGCTTACAGTGGAAGTTAGCTGGAAGGAAATAACAAACACGTTCGTCTGACTGCAGCACTGATTGTTTACTTTTAGGCTAACTGAAATCGATTAGTCATCCTTCttaaaaatcctgaaaaactgatttttgaatacattgaaaacattttttttactgttggAGATGCACATTTACTCTCCACGTGTCTCAGTTCTTGACAGGTAAGTCCGCTTGTGATGCTAACGCTAGCTTACAAGGTTCACACTGTTGAGCATCTACAAACTGATTATCTTGCAGGCCTGCaaactgacattagcagttCACTTTTTCTTTGGGAAGTCATTCAGCCAATGTGGAACACAATGTGTCCTTGTTTGTAGATAATTAGACACATTACCTACAAAGCAAATGTGGGTTATGGTCTGTGGCTGTTTCtgctataaacacacactttctgtggACTGAAAGGACACACAAAAGGCTTTCTCTCATCTGACGTCAACCATCAGCCGAACCAACTGCCACCCTGGTTCTCTTCATCACCTCTTCAGCAGACCCCAAGGAGCGAGTTAGCTGGGGCAGCACAGATACAGAACAAGAGGACGGAGcaggcagagctgaagcaaGGTGGAGGCTGGAAGGATGTGTGCAGGCCTTGAACAGCATCTCGTGCTGGTCTCCTCTGTTAGCTGTTGCTGTGTTCTATACTATGAGGGCAGCGAGACTGAGGAGTAATCTGTGGATGGTTAAAGCAGTTCCTCCTTGAGACCCTGGAGATTTTCCTTATCCTCCTAGTGGCCGCTCCCACTGAGCAAAATACAGTCTGATATAAACCCTAAATAAAGCCATGGCAGAGCCAAAGGCATTGGTAACATCAAAGGTAGGGTATCATGTCATGCAGGACTCCCTTGGGCACAAAGCAGGTTTACAGGCAGATACACATCCATCTGCACCATCTGTATCCCACCACCATCAACTGGGCCAACAGGAAGACTACTGTGAGGAGTCTCCTCGTCCTTGGTCTGCTAGGAAGGCAGAACTGGATGCAAGGTGGGCAGTCACCTCTCTAATAAGCAGCTGAATGCTCTGGTTGGTGACGAGCAGCTGTTTACTCAAGTGAATTCTGTCACGGCATCATCGAATTCTG
Coding sequences within it:
- the LOC139343002 gene encoding sodium/potassium/calcium exchanger 3-like, with protein sequence MDVAAVEGMSLPGIRLRNQPAQVMPNQKKVKARRKRRKELVLIQICLFGGLLVVVKGFSFLAENSGFDVSSHSREDQGRWGGRRLLQEMDNGSLEEVESEGSKNCTAPALHEFPTDLFTHKERTEGAVALHVLCAIYMFCALALVCDDYFVPSLEKLCERLHLSEDVAGATFMAAGSSAPELFTSVIGVFITKGDVGVGTIVGSAVFNILCIIGVCGFFAGQAVKLSHWALLRDSIYYIFAITALIVFIYDEKVCWWESLVLILMYVVYILIMKFNSRAHRYFDRRKKSSLNLANGLTGSTDLEDNVTCDATAVLLKKANFHCKPSVLMVDELLSAYPHQLSFSEAGMRIMITSHFSPRTRLTMASRMLINERQRLINTTETRVNRITNGDSDSAARAQGRRGLENGMGGAEQGLNGRCRLQRLESGNETENENEDNENNENDGEGEGEDDSNGPLVPFKVPAGVCNKLKWMTMWPLSLLLFCTVPNCAKRRWERWFMVSFFTATIWIAGLSYIMVWMVTVIGFTLGIPDVIMGITFLAAGTSVPDCMASVIVARQGLGDMAISNSIGSNVFDILVGLGLPWALQTLCIDYGSNVHLNSKGLIFSVGLLLASVFVTVLGVHLNKWTLDWRLGLACLILYAIFLCFSILIEFNVFIFVNLPMCRDIH